In Patescibacteria group bacterium, the DNA window TCACAGAAACCAGTTGTGGAGCAAAAATCAACAAGACCAACGAGACCGCAGCAAAAGCTGTGAACATTATGTTCAATAAATTAGCCAGAAATTTTCTTGCTTCTTCTTTGTCTTTTGACCAGTAAAGAGTAAAAATCGGCACAATCGCAGCGGATATTGCGCCCATAATCAAGACCATGTTCACAAAATCAGGAATTCTAAAAGCAGTGTAATAAATATCAAGCTCATCCCCTGCTCCAAATCTTCCAGCTAATAAACGGTCCCTGAAAAAACCGAGCAAAGCGCTCGTTAAGCTGGCTGCGGACAAGATAAGGGCAGCTATCGTGATATTACTGGACTTTAAGTTTAGAATTCTTTTTATCATTACGGATTTGCCTGTTTAATTTGTTATTTCCCTGATAATCCCTATCGGCGTTGATTGGGATTTTTGGCCCAAAGGATTGTCTTTGAGTATTTGGAGCAATAATTTTTCTTTTATTTTTAAATCACTGCTCATGCCCAAAATGTTTCCGCCTATGTCATTGATGTCAGCTACTATTGCTGAAAAATTATATTTCTTTTTTATTTCATCACAAAGCTTGTCGCAATTTTTAAGACCAAGGACTCCCATTTCAAGATAATCATTGAAAGCATCATCGCAAAATCCATCTATCTGATTAACTTGGTTTCCTGCCAACCGATAAAAAGTTCCGGATATGCCGAATAATTTTGCTATTGCGCCTGTTGCGCCGGCAAACAAAATTCTTGGCAAACCAGCTGTATTGATTGCAACTTGCATTTTATACGGGTCGCCCATTGCCGGACCAGCTGGATTTTTAGTAGCAAATTTTGATAAATACTTTGCCCAAAAACTCAACTTAATATCTTTTTTATAAACTATCCTGTTTTGTATAATTGCAACGACTTTTTGACCAAACATTACTATATCAGATGGTTGGGCTATTTCAAGAATGTATTTCTTAATTATATCATCTAAATTATCTTGATTGGTAATAAAATGCGTTTTGACAGGAATCCTGGCAAAACTTTTTCCATCAACTTTTATAATCAGCTCTTTTCCTTGATTCGGCTGGTATTCCATAATTCTTCGCTGGTATTCCATAATCTCTCACAATATATATCTAAATATTAGTATTTTTCCGCGTTTTTTACAAATACTCTACCGTAAAATATCCGCCGAGAATCCGCCGAGATCGTTTCTCGGCGAGTCTCGGCGAGATTCAAAAATTACCCGCCCCGGGCGGGTTGTGAGAATCCTCAATACTGGTATGGGTTCCGACATTTTACGAAAATTACGAGGCCCGGCCTCGTAATTTAATTGTGATGTCTGCTTGACTATGAAAAAGGTTTTGGTAGGATGACAATATGACAAGTATCAATCTGGCCATTTGTCGCAACAGCACTCTAACAACCAAGATTTAAATAATGTAGCAAATAAGGAGGCATGGAAAATGGAGGGCAGGAAAATGATTCTGTTTGAGGGAAATATCTCGGCAGCCAAGAGCACTCTTGGGAAAGAACTATTGCAAGGCGG includes these proteins:
- a CDS encoding F420-0--gamma-glutamyl ligase, coding for MEYQRRIMEYQPNQGKELIIKVDGKSFARIPVKTHFITNQDNLDDIIKKYILEIAQPSDIVMFGQKVVAIIQNRIVYKKDIKLSFWAKYLSKFATKNPAGPAMGDPYKMQVAINTAGLPRILFAGATGAIAKLFGISGTFYRLAGNQVNQIDGFCDDAFNDYLEMGVLGLKNCDKLCDEIKKKYNFSAIVADINDIGGNILGMSSDLKIKEKLLLQILKDNPLGQKSQSTPIGIIREITN